The sequence below is a genomic window from Brevibacillus agri.
AAAATGCCCAGTTGCCTAGGCACTATTTTGACTTTTTGTTTCATTCCGGCGTCCTGGAAGTGGAGAACGATCCCCCTTATCAACCAGGGATTACGAAGCCTGCTTCCATCGGAATGAACATTCGATCACTCGGCGGCAACGTATTGTTTGACATGTGCTTCGCTCCACAGACGTATAAATTATGGCAGAATACAGATGCGAGTCTGGAAGACCTGTCTTTGCCGGCTGATATCTTTGAAGAGTACGTATATCGCTTGGGGGCGATCAGCAGGTTTCGCTATCTCGGGCGGGTAGACGATCCGCTCGTGGCAACCTCGCTTGGCGAAAACGACATGATCGAATTCAAGCGCGACTTTTTGCTGTCCAAAGGCGGAATTATTAAAACTGTCGTAGCATTTGCCAACTCGAACAACGGCAATCTCTTTTTGGGGATTACGGATGAAGGTACCATTTGCGGCATCGATCACGAAATCGAGCAATACGGCGACCCGGATAAATACATCTTGGCCATAACACAGTACATTCAGGACAAAACATCGCCATTTTTAACCCCTTTTCCTAAAATCTCCCTGAAAAAAGTGGACGGCAAGCATGTCGTCGCGATTTTTGTGGAGGTTTCCTCCGAGCTGATTTGCGGACTGGATAAAAACGGTGAGAAGTACGTTGTCATCCGCACGAACAATCGCTCGGTTGTGGTCAAAGACCCGCACCAAATAGGCGAAATTTACGTCAAACGAAAACTTGGCAGTGAGATCAGCCGACGATTGGGACTTTTGTAGAATCATCGGGCACGATTGATACTCGAAGGAGGGTGCTGCATGGTATCGTCTTTGCGTGCTTACCTGTTAATTGTGATGGTCGCAAGTATGATGATTTCCGGTTGTGCGCAGCCTGACAAGGTGCCGGCCGACATGAGTAACCGTATCGAGAAAGAGCTTGGTGCGGTAGAAAAGGTAACCGTCATGTCAACAGATGGGCAGGAAGTGATGCTGGATTTGCCGACATTCATGAAGGAGCTGTCTGGGCAAGGCAAAGATTTGCAGCTTTCAGAAACAGCCTTGAAGCAGGAAGACGTGCGCTTTACGCTCGTGCTCTACCGCAAGCAATTAGCCCCTCTCGTCGTGGCCGTCGGAGAAGGAGCCAGCCAGTTTGGCGAAAATACATATCGCGGTGCAGGCGCTGTCGCTTTTTATCACTGGATTCAAAAGCTGACAGGAAAAGGACTGCTGTCGCAAAAAATCGACACGGTCCTGCTCTCGGCTGAGGACCTCGCCAAGACACGGGTGCTTGGCGAGACGGAGATAGAAGACATCCGCAAGACGTTGGCAGCGGCTGTGCCAGAGACGGGAGCGAGCCTCAAGCAGTATCCGCTCTACCCGAATTATCGCTTGCGCATCAATTCAGCAGAAAGGCCGCTGGAAGTGACCGTGCTGACCCCTACCTTAATCAGTGTGCCGTTTGGAAAAGAAACCCACACGTTTCACTTGGACGGCGGGCTGTTTTCCAAGCTGACAGAATGGATTTCGCCAACGGACAAGAAGGAAGAAAAACAGCTCGAGCAGCTATTCAAGGCGAGCCGGATTCGGATTGCCGCAACAGGTGCGATGGCTGTAGAGAGCCTTGAACTGGAAGTCCGAAAAACGACCGTGGAGCAAGGGATTGCGCACCAGGCCGTGCGTCTTTTGCAAACGGCAGAGCTGCTGAAGGAAGCACCGAAAGATCCGGGACCGGAGCAGTATCGCTTGTTCTTTACCGTCAATGGGAAAGAGCGCGAAGTCATTTGGTATGCCAAGTATTTTCAATTGGATGCAAATTGGTTCACTCACAATGAAATGGCCGAAGCGCAGTGGAAATTGTTGCAAAGTCTTAGAAAATGATGGGTTTTCCTCATGAAGTTTCGAAGTTCTGGTCACGATAAAGAGAACATATTACTACCACTTTTGCAATTTTTGTCGTAGAATAGTTACGTTGCACTGATAGTGGAGGCTTTCGACCGGAAGAAGACAGATGTCTTTGTGCCGGTCTAAAAGCTTGCCGATCTTTATCTGCCATAGGAGGATGGAGAATGAACATTCATGAGTATCAAGGTAAAGAGATA
It includes:
- a CDS encoding helix-turn-helix domain-containing protein, with translation MRHICSLLAVVHELTEQSVRFDLYQEIRRSTVDRELLRQNAQLPRHYFDFLFHSGVLEVENDPPYQPGITKPASIGMNIRSLGGNVLFDMCFAPQTYKLWQNTDASLEDLSLPADIFEEYVYRLGAISRFRYLGRVDDPLVATSLGENDMIEFKRDFLLSKGGIIKTVVAFANSNNGNLFLGITDEGTICGIDHEIEQYGDPDKYILAITQYIQDKTSPFLTPFPKISLKKVDGKHVVAIFVEVSSELICGLDKNGEKYVVIRTNNRSVVVKDPHQIGEIYVKRKLGSEISRRLGLL